The proteins below come from a single uncultured Carboxylicivirga sp. genomic window:
- a CDS encoding AraC family transcriptional regulator, with the protein MKREEGFTGQRTFVIPEYILQKIKDDSLSSNLYLTDIGYYPNAEEHYRSRPKGINQFILIYCINGSGWISINSQKIRIHSNQYFIIPANTPHSYASNEHDPWTIYWIHYAGEQASYFSDNFEAAQNIIPSSIDRIEDRLQLFEEILLNLEMGYSFDNVVYANVCLLHFLASIRYLGQFRQFRKSKSKDVIESSILFMKEQIGEKMTLDDLAQQANLSTSHYSMIFKKKTQQSPLDYLIQLKIQAACQLLDHSSYNIKQIANQVGYDDAYYFSRIFKKVMNISPREYRNNLKG; encoded by the coding sequence ATGAAAAGAGAAGAAGGTTTTACAGGGCAACGAACGTTTGTTATTCCAGAATATATTCTTCAAAAAATTAAAGATGATTCCTTAAGTTCAAATCTATACTTAACAGATATTGGCTATTATCCAAATGCCGAAGAACATTATCGTTCTCGTCCTAAAGGAATTAATCAATTCATTTTGATTTACTGCATCAATGGAAGTGGATGGATTTCTATTAACAGTCAGAAAATAAGGATACATTCCAATCAGTATTTCATTATTCCAGCAAACACCCCCCATTCCTATGCATCTAATGAGCATGATCCATGGACAATTTATTGGATTCACTATGCAGGAGAACAGGCTTCTTATTTTTCAGATAATTTTGAGGCTGCCCAAAACATTATTCCATCTTCTATCGATCGTATTGAAGATCGTTTGCAGCTATTTGAAGAGATATTGCTTAATCTGGAAATGGGATACAGTTTTGACAATGTGGTATATGCCAATGTATGTCTACTGCACTTTCTGGCTTCTATCCGGTATTTGGGGCAATTCAGGCAGTTTCGCAAGAGTAAAAGCAAAGATGTAATCGAAAGCTCCATCTTATTTATGAAAGAACAAATAGGTGAAAAAATGACCTTGGATGATCTGGCTCAACAAGCTAATCTATCGACATCACACTACTCCATGATTTTTAAAAAGAAAACCCAACAATCGCCATTAGATTATTTGATTCAACTAAAGATACAAGCCGCATGTCAGTTACTGGACCACAGCAGTTATAACATCAAACAAATAGCCAACCAGGTGGGATATGATGATGCTTATTACTTTTCGCGCATTTTTAAAAAGGTGATGAATATTTCGCCGAGAGAATATCGAAATAATTTGAAAGGGTAG